GGACGCCGACGGTCGGGAGTACTCGATTGTGGGTTCCTCGCCGGAGGCCCTCGTCACGGTGACCGGTGAAGAAGTCATCACCCACCCCATCGCCGGCTCGCGCCCCCGCGGCAAGACGGTGGAGGCGGACAAAGCCCTCGCCGACGAGTTGCTGGCGGACCAGAAGGAACGCGCCGAACACCTGATGCTCGTGGACCTCTCTCGCAACGATCTCTCCAAGGTCTGCGTAGCGGGAACCGTGGACGTCACGCAGTTCATGGAGGTGGAACGCTTCAGCCACATCATGCACCTGGTGTCCACGGTCGTTGGCCGGCTCTCGCCCAAGGCCAAGGCCTATGACGTGCTCAAGGCCACGTTCCCGGCCGGCACCCTGTCCGGGGCCCCGAAACCCCGCGCCCTGCGCCTCCTGGACGAACTCGAGCCGCACCGCCGGGGTATCTACGGCGGCGTGGTGGGCTACCTGGATTTCGCCGGCGACATGGACATGGCCATTGCCATCCGTTCGGCGCTGATCCGGGACGGGCGTGCCTACGTCCAGGCCGGAGGCGGGATCGTGGCTGACTCGGTCAACCCAACGGAGGCCCTGGAAACAGTCAACAAGGCCGCGGCGCCGCTCCGGGCGGTCCACACGGCGGGTTCGCTGCAGAACATTTCGGCGGATTCGCTTCCCGGGGCGGACTCCCGGTGACAGGCAGCGGACCGGCTTCAGCGCCAACGGGGACTTCCGGCAGGCGCACGCCGGCGTGGGCACGCAAGTCCACGCTGGTGCTGCTTATTGCGGTCCTGGCGCTGGCGGTCTTCGGCACCACCACCCAAACCTGGATGACCGTCACGCTCGATCCGAACCAGGCGGGACAGGCCGGGGCCGCGCAGGACGCGCTTGAGGTCCAGGGAAGCAAGGCCGCCACCACCGTCACTGCACTGGCGCTGGTGGCCCTCGCCGGCGGCCTGGCCGCAGCCATAGCGGGCAGGATCGCGCGGTGGATCATCACCGCCATCATCGTCCTGGCCTCCGCTGGAATTGTTGCCGCAGCAGCAACGGTCCTGGCCAGCCCGCTGGCGGCCGCCCAGGGCTCCATTGCGGAAGCGACCGGCATCACCGGAAGCCAGGCGCACGTTGCCGTCACTGCCTTCCCCGTCCTCGCCGTCGTCGCAGGCTGCCTGCTGGCCCTCGCCGCCCTGGTCATTCCCCTCGCCGCACGGCACTGGAAGGCGCGGACGAAATATGACGTGGCGGCCACGGGCAGCGCCGCGGCCTCCGGTCCCGTGGATGAAATCGACAGCTGGGACCGGCTGTCCCGCGGCGACGATCCCACCTGACCCGGCAGGTGCCCACCGCCAGCCCCCGGCAGGGTGCCGCGGATAACAGGTCACCGGCCAAAAAATGGCAGAATGTAAGCAGTATCCACCCTGAGGAGATTTCCATGAGCAAAGCACCTGCGTCCGTTTCCAAGTCCGGCACCCGAACGGTGGCCCCTGGCGCCATCGACCACAGCCAGGAACTTGGCCACGGCAACAGCCCCGCAGCCTGGACCTGCGTCATCGTCATGCTGGTGGGCGCCCTCATCGCATCCATTGCCTTCGTGATCGCCAGCACGCCCATCTTCATCGCCGGCGCCGGCGTCATGGTGCTGGGCCTGATCCTCGGTTACATCATGCGCAAGGCAGGCTACGGCGTCGAAGGCAGCAAGCTGAAGAACTCCGGCCACTGATGTCCACTGTTCTCGATGACATCAACGCTGGTGTCAGGGAGGATATGGCGGCCCGGAAGCAGCTCGTTTCGCTGGCTGAGCTGAAGGACCTGGCGCAGGCGGCGGCGCCTGCCCGCGACGCGTGGGCAGCCCTTGGCGGAACTTCCCCGTCACGGAATGAGCTCAAGGTCATCGCGGAAATCAAGCGCCGCAGCCCCTCCAAGGGTGACCTCGCCGCCATCGGCGATCCCGCGTCCCTCGCCCGGCAGTATGCCGACGGCGGTGCCTCCGTCATCAGCGTCCTCACCGAGCAGCGCCGCTTCAACGGATCCCTGGCCGACCTCGATGCGGTGCGCGCCGCCGTCGACGTTCCGCTGCTGCGGAAAGACTTCACGCTGGACGAGTACCAGATCTGGGAGGCGCGCGCCCACGGGGCGGACCTGATCCTGCTCATCGTTGCTGCGCTCTCGGACGCCCAGCTCGCCGAATTCAGTGCCCTCAGCCACGAACTTGGCATGAACGTCCTTGTGGAGACGCACACGGAAGAGGAAATCGAGCGGGCGGTGGCCGCGCAGGCGCGCATCATCGGCGTCAACGTGCGGAACCTGAAGACGCTCGACGTCGACCGTTCAGTTTTCGCTTCCCTGGCCGGGCGGATCCCGGCCGGCGCAGTGGTGGTTGCCGAGTCCGGCGTCCGCGACGCCGACGACGTCACCCACTACGCCGCAAGCGGCGCCAACGCCGTGCTCGTGGGCGAGGCGCTGGTCAGCCACTCGACGCCGCGGGAGCGGATCGCCGAGTTCAAGGCCGCCGGCGCCGCCGCCATAGCGGCCCGGGGCTGAGGCCAACGCACCCGCGCGCAGGCGGGCGGGGCTGAATCCCCGCCCGCTGAACGCGTCCGGCAGGCTGCCCTGCCGGGACAACCACCTTTGCACTACCAACTCGAACAGGACGGGACTGATGGCTGAAGCACCCTCAGGAAACGCTGACAACAACGCCGCGGAAGCATTCCTGCAGGGCGGCTCCCTCAAGCACGCCCCGGGGCCGTATTTCGGCAGCTACGGCGGACGCTGGATGCCAGAATCCCTGATCGCCGCCCTGGATGAACTCGAGGAGACGTTCAACAAGGCCAAGGACGACCCCGAATTCCGGGCGCAGATCGCGGACCTCAACAAGAACTACTCCGGCCGGCCGTCGCTGCTGACCGAAGCGAAGCGCTTTTCCCAGCATGCCGGTGGCGTCCGGGTCTTCCTCAAGCGCGAGGACCTGAACCACACGGGTTCGCACAAGATCAACAACGTGCTGGGCCAGGCGCTGCTCGCCAAGCGCATGGGCAAGACCCGCGTCATCGCCGAGACCGGCGCCGGCCAGCACGGCGTGGCAAGCGCAACCGCGGCCGCCCTGATGGGCCTTGAGTGCGTCGTCTACATGGGCGCGGAGGACTGCCGCCGCCAGGCCCTCAACGTGGCCCGCATGGAGCTCCTGGGCGCCACGGTCATTCCTGTCACCAGCGGCTCGCAGACCCTCAAGGACGCCATCAACGACGCCCTGCGGGACTGGGTGGCCAACGTGGACAACACGCACTACCTGCTGGGCACGGCCGCCGGTGCGCACCCGTTCCCTGCGATGGTCCGCTACTTCCATGAGGTCATCGGCGAAGAAGCCCGCGCCCAGATCCTTGAGCAGGCCGGACGGCTCCCGGACGCCGTCTGCGCGTGCATCGGCGGCGGCTCCAACGCCATCGGCATCTTCCACGGCTTCCTGGACGATCCGTCCGTCAGGATCTACGGCTTCGAAGCCGGCGGCGACGGCGTGGACACCGGACGCCACGCGGCCACCATTACGCTTGGCAAGCCCGGCGTCCTCCACGGTGCGCGCTCCTACCTCATGCAGGACGACGACGGCCAGACCATCGAGTCCCACTCGATCTCAGCCGGCCTCGACTACCCCGGTGTGGGCCCGGAGCACTCCTACCTCGCTGACATCGGCCGGGTGAGCTACGAGCCCATCACGGACAGCGAGGCCATGGATTCCTTCCGGCTGCTGTGCCGCACGGAGGGCATCATTCCCGCCATTGAGTCCTCGCACGCCCTGGCCGGTGCCATCAAGGTGGGGCAGCGGCTGGCTGCCGAAGCCGCCGAGGCCGGCGGTTCGGCGCAGGACAAGATAATCATCGTGAACCTTTCCGGGCGCGGGGACAAGGACGTGGCCACCGCAGCCGAATGGTTCGACCTGTTGGACAAGAATTCCGCCGAGTCGGAAATCGGCAAAGAGGGGGAGCAGCTGTGAGCACTGCACAGACCACCAGCAAGTCGGCAGCGGCGATCGACAAAGCCCGTGCTGAAGGCCGCGCCGCCCTGATCGGCTACCTTCCCGCCGGCTACCCCAGCGTGGGGGAGACCATTGCCGCCGGTATTGCCCTGGCTGAGAATGGTGCGGACCTGATCGAGATCGGCATTCCCTACTCCGACCCCGTCATGGACGGCCAGGTCATCCAGGCCGCCACCACCGAGGCGCTTGCCAAGGGCTTTTCCGTGCGCCAGGTCTTTGATGTGGTTGCCGGCATCACCAGCAAGACGGACGCCGCCGTCCTGGTGATGACCTACTGGAACCCCGTGGTCCGGATGGGTGTGGACGAGTTCTCCCGCCGCCTGGCCGAAGCCGGGGGAGCAGGGCTCATCACCCCCGACCTCATCCCCGACGAGGCAGCGGAATGGATGGAGGCCTCGGATAAATACGGGCTGGACCGGGTGTTCCTCGTGGCGCCGTCCTCCACAGCCGAGCGCATGCAGCGCACCGTGGACGCGAGCCGCGGCTTCGTGTACGCCGTGTCCATCATGGGCGTCACCGGCGCGCGGACGTCCGTCAGCACTGCAGCCAAGGACGTGGTGGCGGCGGCACACGCCGCAGGAGCCGAACGTGTGTGCGTCGGGCTGGGCGTCTCCACTGCGGACCAGGTCCGCGAGATCGCCGCCTACGCCGAAGGAGTCATTGTGGGCACCGCCCTGGTGGCTGCAATCCGCGACGGCGGGGCGGACGCAGTTGCGGCCCTTACCAAGGACCTCAGCAGCGGACTGAGACGCACCGGACTGACAGAGGAAGAGGCCTAGGCCATGCAGACCCTCCTCCAGGCAGCAGCGATGGTGCCGGCCAGCATTCCGAGCCCGGACTGGTCCGGTTTCGACATTCCCCTGCCGTGGGGAACGCTGCGCATCCACGCCTACGCCCTGTGCATCCTGGCAGGCATCGTGGCGGGCCTGTGGCTCACTTCCGTCCGCTGGGCCAGGCGCGGCGCACCTGAAGGCAGCGTCTGGGACATTGTGGTCTGGGCCATCCCCTTCGGCATCATCGGCGGCCGCCTGTACCATGTGGTCTCGTCGCCGGACGCCTACTTCGGCCCCGGTTTCGACGGCACAGGCGACCTTTCCCTGATCCCGCAGATCCAGCGCGGCGGCCTCGGCATCTGGGGTGCCGTGGTCCTCGGCGTCGTGGGCGCGTGGATCGGCTGCCGCCGCAGCGGCGTCAAGCTCAGCGCCTTCCTGGACGCAGCGGCACCCGGGCTGCTGCTGGCCCAGGCCGTGGGCCGCTGGGGCAACTACTTCAACCAGGAACTCTTCGGCGGGCCCACCACCCTGCCGTGGGGCCTGCAGATCGACGCCGACAACCCGAACTTTCCGGCCGGAACCCCGGCGGACACACTGTTCCACCCCACGTTCCTGTACGAGTCGCTATGGAACGTGGCCGGCGTCGTCATCCTGCTCGCGCTGGACCGGAAGTTCAACTTCCGCCGCAGCCGGCTGTTCTGGCTTTATGCCATGTACTACACCCTGGGCCGGGTCTGGATCGAGGCGATGCGCATCGACGATGCCGAGCAGATCTCCCTGTTCGGCATCACCACCCGCCTGAACGTGTGGACGAGCATCTTCGTGTTCCTGGCCGCGCTCGTGGCGTTCCTCCTGCTGGGCATGAAGAAGCGGACGGAGCCGGACAGCCCCTATCTTCCGGGCCGGGAACCCGCCGGGGACGATGAACGGAAGGCGGCCGTGGAGGGTGGTGACGAGGTCCGGGATCCGGACCCTGTTGTCTCAGATAGTGAATCGCGTGATAATCTCCCTGATAACCAAAGCGGTTCCCGGCGTGTTTCCGTCCCAACGGAAGAGGCCGCGGCTGCGCCGGCGGGCCCCACGCCCGGACCGGACGCAACAGCTGCCGGAAAGTCCGGCAGCACAGCCACAGGAAGCGCGCCGGAAGCCGGCACTACCAAGTAGCGCGCGGGCCAGGCAGGGCAGCAGAGCCACCGCTCGAAGCGCCCAATCACCACAGCGTCGTGGCAGCGGGGCCACCCCGGACAGCATGGAAATGCTGCCTGGTGTTGCCCGGGGCAGGGGCCTGCGTAACCGTTAGTTCAGCAGGCCACCCTGACCTACAATTTCCAGTAAATAACACTTTGTTGTGCCCATGAGAGCGGCGCCCGACGAGTGGGGCCAACGGTGTCCCTTCCATACGCACGATCAGGAGGAAGGACGTCTCCCATGACCCAAACTCTTCACACTCCCAGCTGGTCTGAACCAGATCAGCCTGAGACTGCCATGTCGCCGTTCAAGCGCTTCGCGGCCCTTCCGGAGGCAAGCGGGCTCTACAACCCGGAGCAGGAGAAGGACGCCTGCGGTCTTGCGATTATCGCCACCCTCCGCGGCGAACCCGGCTATGACATCGTGGACGCCGCCCTCACCGCCCTGCGCAACCTTGAGCACCGCGGTGCCGTGGGCGCGGACGAGGGCACCGGTGACGGCGCCGGCCTCCTCATGCAGATCCCGGACGAATTCTTCCGTGCAGTCACGGAATTCGAACTTCCCGCCCCCGGCCAATACGTGGCCGGCACGGCTTTCCTTCCCGCTGAACAGCGCGAGGCCGACGCCGCCAAGTCCGGCATCGAGGGCCTCGCGGCTGACGAGGGCCTGAAGGTCCTCGGCTGGCGCGAAGTGCCTATCGTCGCAGACCTGGTGGGTGCCATGGCACGCGCCTGCATGCCCTACTTCTCCCAGCCGTTCCTGGCGTCCGCTACCGGCGAGGAGCTGGACCGCAACGAACTTGACTCCCGGGCCTGGCGGATCCGCAAGCGCGCCCAGAACAAGTTCGGCGTCTACTTCCCGTCGCTGTCCTCGCGCACCATCGTCTACAAGGGCATGCTCACCACTGCCCAGCTGGAGCCGTTCTACCCGGACCTCTCGGACAAGCGCTTCAAGACCAAGCTCGCGATCGTCCACTCGCGCTTCTCCACCAACACCTTCCCGTCCTGGCCCCTGGCCCAGCCGTTCCGCACCATCGCCCACAACGGTGAGATCAACACCGTCAAGGGCAACCGGAACTGGATGCGCGCCCGCCAGTCCCAGCTCGCCAACCCGCTGCTGGGCGAGACGCCGGAAGAGCTGTACCCCATCTGCACCCCGGGTGCCTCGGACTCCGCGTCCTTCGACGAGGTAGCCGAGCTGCTGTGGCTCTCCGGCCGCCCCATCACGCACTCCATCATGATGATGATCCCCGAGGCCTGGGAAAACCACGCCACCATGGATCCTGCCCGCCGTGCGTTCTACGAGTACCACTCCCTCCTGATGGAGCCGTGGGACGGCCCGGCGGCCGTCTCCTTCACGGACGGCAACCTCGTGGGCGCCACCCTGGACCGCAACGGCCTTCGCCCTGGCCGCTTCTGGATCACCGAGGACGGCCTGATCGTCTTCGCCTCTGAGGTGGGCGTCATCGACGTTGAACCCTCCAAGGTGGTTAAGAAGGGCCGCGTTTCCCCGGGCAAGATGTTCCTGGTGGACACTGACGCAGGCCGCATCATTGACGACGAAGAGGTCAAGGCCGAAGTCGCCGCCGCCAACCCGTGGGCGGAGTGGGTCAAGGACAACCTGATCGACCTCAACGACCTTCCCGAGCGCGAGCACGTGGTCCACACCGCCGCGTCGGTGAATATCCGCCAGCGCACCTTCGGCTACACCACCGAGGAACTGAAGATCCTGCTCGGCCCGATGGCCCGCACCGGCGCCGAGCCGCTGGGCGCCATGGGCTCGGACACCCCGGTGGCCGTGCTGTCCACGCGCCCGCGCCTGCTCTTCGACTACTTCGTGCAGTCCTTCGCGCAGGTGACCAACCCGCCGCTGGACGCCATCCGCGAAGAACTGGTCACGTCGCTGACCTGTGCCATCGGGCCCAACGGGAACCTCCTGGACACCAAGCAGGTGCGCCAGCCGCAGGTGCAGCTTCCGTTCCCGGTGATCAATAACGACCAGCTCGCGAAGATCGCCAACATCGAGAACGCCGACGGCGACAAGGTGGCCATGAAGGTCCGCGGGCTTTACCGCCCGGAGGGCGGCGAGAACGCGCTCCGCGCCCGCCTCACCGAGATCTGCGAGCAGGTGTCCGGTGCCATCAACCGCGGCGTCCAGTACGTAGTGCTGTCCGACCGCGACTCCAACGCGCAGTGGGCGCCCATCCCGTCGCTGCTGCTTGTCAGTGCCGTGCACCACCACTTGCTCCGCAGCGCCAACCGCACCAAGACCGCACTGGTGGTCGAGGCCGGCGACGTCCGCGAAACGCACCATGTGGCAGTCCTGATTGGCTACGGCGCTTCCGCCGTCAACCCGTACCTGGCCATGGAATCCGTGGAGCAGCTCATCGCGGCCGGCGACGTCACCGGGGTCACCCCGCAGGACGGGGTCTACAACCTGATCAAGGGCCTCGGCAAGGGCGTCCTGAAGATCATGTCCAAGATGGGCATCTCCACGGTGGCCTCCTACACCGGCGCCCAGACGTTCGAGGCGCTTGGTTTGGGCCAGGACCTCGTGGACGAATTCTTCGCCGGCACCCACTCGCAGCTTGGCGGCGTGGGCCTGGACGTCATCGCCGCCGAAGTTTCGGCCCGCCACCAGATGGCCTACCCCGAAGGCGGCATCGAACAGCCCCACCGCCCGCTGCTGGGCGGCGGCGAATACCAGTGGCGCCGCGACGGCGAGCCCCACCTGTTCAACCCGGAGACCGTCTTCCGTCTGCAGCACGCAACCCGTGAGCGCCGCTACGACATCTTCAAGGCGTACACCCGCGGCGTGGACGACCAGTCGCAGAACCTGATGACCCTCCGCGGCCTCCTCAAGTTCAAGAACGAGCGCCCCGCCGTTCCGCTCGAGGAAGTGGAGCCGGTCTCCAGCATCGTCAAGCGCTTCTCCACCGGTGCCATGAGCTACGGCTCAATCTCCCAGGAGGCCCACGAAACGCTGGCCATCGCCATGAACCAGCTGGGCGGCAAGTCCAACACCGGCGAAGGCGGCGAGGACGTGGACCGCCTGCTCGATCCGAAGCGCCGTTCCGCGGTCAAGCAGATCGCGTCCGGCCGTTTCGGCGTGACCAGCCTGTACCTGACCAACGCCGACGACATCCAGATCAAGATGGCCCAGGGCGCCAAGCCCGGCGAGGGCGGCCAGCTGATGGCGCAGAAGGTCTACCCGTGGGTGGCCCGCACCCGCCACTCGACCCCCGGCGTCGGGCTCATTTCCCCGCCCCCGCACCACGACATCTACTCGATCGAGGACCTCGCGCAGCTGATTTATGACGCCAAGCGCGCCAACCCCTCTGCCCGGGTGCACGTCAAGCTCGTCTCCGAGGTGGGCATCGGCACAGTTGCCGCCGGTGTCACCAAGGCGAAGGCCGACGTCGTACTGGTCTCCGGCCACGACGGCGGAACCGGCGCCTCGCCGCTGAACTCGCTCAAGCATGCCGGTGTCCCGTGGGAGCTCGGCCTGGCCGAGACCCAGCAGACCCTGATGCTCAATGGCCTGCGCGACCGCGTGGTGGTGCAGGTGGACGGCCAGCTCAAGACCGGCCGCGACGTTGTGATCGCGGCGCTGCTGGGCGGCGAGGAGTTCGGCTTCGCCACTGCCCCGCTGGTGGTTGAAGGCTGCATCATGATGCGCGTCTGCCATCTGGACACCTGTCCGGTGGGCGTCGCGACGCAGAACCCCGAGCTGCGTGCCCGCTTCACCGGCAAGCCGGAGTTCGTGGTCAACTTCTTCGAGTTCCTGGCCGAGGAAGTCCGCGAGATCCTGGCGGAGCTGGGCTTCCGCAGCCTTGAGGAGGCCATCGGCCACGCCGAGGTCCTCGACGCCCGCGACGCCGTCAACCACTGGAAGGCTGACGGCCTGGACCTGGACCCCATCCTGCACGGGCTGGAGTTCGACGACGACGCCCCGCTGCGGAACCTGACCGGCCAGAACCACGAGCTGGACAAGCACTTCGACCAGCGCCTGATCACCATGGCCACCGAGGCGCTGACCGACCGCAGCCCGGTGAAGATCGCCGTCGACGTCATCAACACCGACCGCTCTGTGGGCACCATGCTGGGCCACGTCGTGACCAAGACGTTCGGCACGGATGTCCTGGCGACGGACACGATCGACATCACCCTCAGCGGCACCGCAGGTCAGTCGCTGGGCGCCTTCCTGCCCGCAGGCATCACCCTGCGGCTGTACGGCGACTCGAACGACTACGTGGGCAAGGGCCTCTCCGGCGGCCGCATCATCGTCCGCCCGGACCGGACCAACGTGTTCAAGGCGGAGACGAATGTCATCGCCGGCAACGTGATTGGTTACGGCGCCACCAGCGGCGAGATGTTCCTGCGGGGCCAGGTGGGCGAACGCTTCCTGGTCCGCAATTCAGGTGCCACCGCCGTCGTGGAAGGCATCGGCGACCACGGCTGCGAGTACATGACCGGCGGCCAGACGCTGATCATCGGCCGCACGGGCCGGAACTTCGGCGCCGGTATGTCCGGCGGAACCGCTTACGTGCTGGACCTGGACTCCGCCCGGGTCAACAAGGAAGCCCTGCAGTCCGGCGAACTCCAGCTCCGCGAACTGGACGCCGAGGACCGCGACATCGTGCACGGCCTGCTGGTCAAGCACGTTGAAGAAACTGATTCCCAGCTGGCTGCGCGCCTCCTCGAGAATTTCGATGACACCGCTGCCCGCATTACCAAGGTGCTGCCGCGGGACTACGCGGCCGTGCTGCAAACCCGTCTCGACGCCATCGAAGAGGGCCTGGACCCCGACGGCGAAGAAGTATGGTCTCGAATCCTGGAGGTGACCGGTGGCTGATCCACGCGGATTTCTGAAAGTACGCCAGCGTGAAACCCAGCCGCGCCGTCCCGTTCCCGTCCGCATCATGGACTGGAAGGAAGTGTACGAGGCGCAGGAAAAGGGCACGCTGAAGGCGCAGGCCGGCCGCTGCATGGACTGCGGCGTGCCGTTCTGCCACCAGGGCTGCCCGCTCGGCAACCTCATTCCCGAGTGGAACGACCTCATGTGGCGGGACAAGGGCGAGGAAGCGATCGAGCGCCTGCACGCCACCAACAACTTCCCGGAGTTCACCGGCCGCCTGTGCCCGGCTCCATGCGAGGCGTCCTGCGTCCTGGGGATCAACCAGCCTGCTGTCACCATCAAGCAGGTGGAAGTCTCCATCATCGACGAGGCCTGGGACAACGGCTGGGTGGAGCCGCTGCCTCCCGCACGCCTGACTGGAAAGACGGTGGCCGTCGTCGGCTCCGGTCCCGCAGGGCTGGCCGTGGCGCAGCAGCTGACACGCGTAGGCCACACCGTGGCTGTGTACGAACGCGACGACAAGATCGGCGGCCTGCTGCGCTACGGGATCCCTGACTTCAAGATGGAGAAAGAGCAGGTGGACCGCCGCGTCGAACAGATGAAGGCGGAAGGCACCCGCTTCCGGACCGGCGTCGCCGTGGGCACCGACGTGACGTGGGAGCAGCTGCGGCGGCGCTACGACGCCGTGGTGATCTGCACAGGCGCCACCGTGCCGCGCGACCTTCCCATCCCGGGCCGGGACCTTGATGGCGTGCACTTCGCCATGGACTACCTGGTCCCGGCAAACCGCGCCGTGGCGGGGGAGCAGATCGAAAACCAGATCCACGCCCAGGGCAAGCATGTTGTGATCCTCGGCGGCGGCGACACCGGGGCGGACTGCCTGGGTACCGCGCACCGCCACGGTGCAGCATCGGTGACCACCCTCGCCATCGGCAAGCAGCCGCCGGTCGAGCGTGCCAGCCACCAGCCGTGGCCCACGTTCCCCAACCTCTTCGAGGTTGCCAGCGCCCACGAGGAAGGTGGGGAGCGCACGTACCTTGCCTCCACCGTGGAGTTCGTGGGCGAAAACGGCAAGCTGACCGGCGTCAAGGTTGCCGAGACCGAATTCGTGGACGGCAAGCGCCTGCCCAAGGCCGGCACCGAGCGGATCATCCCCGCGGACCTGGTGTTCCTGTCGCTCGGCTTCACCGGCGCCGAGCCCGCCGGGATCACCGAACAGGTGAAGGCAGAGTTCGACGGCCGCGGCAACGTGTCCCGCGACGGCTACTACATGACCAACACCGAGGGCGTCTTCGTGGCCGGCGACGCCGGCCGCGGGCAGTCCCTCATTGTCTGGGCCATCGCCGAAGGCCGTGCCGCGGCTGCAGCAGTGGACAAGTTCCTGATGGGGAGCACCATCCTTCCAGCCCCCGTGGCCCCGACGGATCGCGCCATCGCCGTGCTCTAGGCATGCATCGGGGGTTCACCTCCACGACAACTAATCAATGCAAGAGACCAATAGGGTAGGTATATGAGACGCGCAAAAATTGTGGCTACGTTCGGCCCGGCCATCGCCAGCTATGAGAACACCCTCGCGGTGCTGGAAGCCGGCGTTGACGTCGCCCGCATGAACATGAGCCACGGCGACTACTCCGTGCATGACAACACCTACGAGAACGTCCGGAAGGCGGCTGCCGACCTCGGCAAGGCCGTGGCCATCATGGCTGACCTGCAGGGTCCCAAGATCCGCCTGGGCCGATTCGTTGACGGACCGCACTTGTTGGCTGTTGGAGACACCTTCACGATCACCACCGAGGACGTTCCCGGCACCAAGGAAATTTGCTCGACCACGTTGAAGAGCCTCACCGAGGACGTCAACGTGGGCGATGCCCTGCTGATCGACGACGGCAAGGTGGCACTGCGTGCCATCGCCGTTGACGACGTCAAGGTGGTCGCCGAGGTGACCGTTGGCGGCATGGTGTCGAACAACAAGGGCATCAACCTTCCCGGCGTGGCCGTCAACGTGCCCGCGCTGAGCGAAAAAGACGAGGACGACCTCCGCTGGGCCATGCGCCGCGGTGTCGACCTGGTTGCCCTCTCGTTCGTCCGCGACGCGTCGGACATTGTCCGCGTGCACGAGATCATGGACGAGGAAGGCCG
The Arthrobacter sp. PGP41 genome window above contains:
- a CDS encoding Trp biosynthesis-associated membrane protein translates to MTGSGPASAPTGTSGRRTPAWARKSTLVLLIAVLALAVFGTTTQTWMTVTLDPNQAGQAGAAQDALEVQGSKAATTVTALALVALAGGLAAAIAGRIARWIITAIIVLASAGIVAAAATVLASPLAAAQGSIAEATGITGSQAHVAVTAFPVLAVVAGCLLALAALVIPLAARHWKARTKYDVAATGSAAASGPVDEIDSWDRLSRGDDPT
- a CDS encoding HGxxPAAW family protein — translated: MSKAPASVSKSGTRTVAPGAIDHSQELGHGNSPAAWTCVIVMLVGALIASIAFVIASTPIFIAGAGVMVLGLILGYIMRKAGYGVEGSKLKNSGH
- the trpC gene encoding indole-3-glycerol phosphate synthase TrpC, translated to MSTVLDDINAGVREDMAARKQLVSLAELKDLAQAAAPARDAWAALGGTSPSRNELKVIAEIKRRSPSKGDLAAIGDPASLARQYADGGASVISVLTEQRRFNGSLADLDAVRAAVDVPLLRKDFTLDEYQIWEARAHGADLILLIVAALSDAQLAEFSALSHELGMNVLVETHTEEEIERAVAAQARIIGVNVRNLKTLDVDRSVFASLAGRIPAGAVVVAESGVRDADDVTHYAASGANAVLVGEALVSHSTPRERIAEFKAAGAAAIAARG
- the trpB gene encoding tryptophan synthase subunit beta; protein product: MAEAPSGNADNNAAEAFLQGGSLKHAPGPYFGSYGGRWMPESLIAALDELEETFNKAKDDPEFRAQIADLNKNYSGRPSLLTEAKRFSQHAGGVRVFLKREDLNHTGSHKINNVLGQALLAKRMGKTRVIAETGAGQHGVASATAAALMGLECVVYMGAEDCRRQALNVARMELLGATVIPVTSGSQTLKDAINDALRDWVANVDNTHYLLGTAAGAHPFPAMVRYFHEVIGEEARAQILEQAGRLPDAVCACIGGGSNAIGIFHGFLDDPSVRIYGFEAGGDGVDTGRHAATITLGKPGVLHGARSYLMQDDDGQTIESHSISAGLDYPGVGPEHSYLADIGRVSYEPITDSEAMDSFRLLCRTEGIIPAIESSHALAGAIKVGQRLAAEAAEAGGSAQDKIIIVNLSGRGDKDVATAAEWFDLLDKNSAESEIGKEGEQL
- the trpA gene encoding tryptophan synthase subunit alpha, whose protein sequence is MSTAQTTSKSAAAIDKARAEGRAALIGYLPAGYPSVGETIAAGIALAENGADLIEIGIPYSDPVMDGQVIQAATTEALAKGFSVRQVFDVVAGITSKTDAAVLVMTYWNPVVRMGVDEFSRRLAEAGGAGLITPDLIPDEAAEWMEASDKYGLDRVFLVAPSSTAERMQRTVDASRGFVYAVSIMGVTGARTSVSTAAKDVVAAAHAAGAERVCVGLGVSTADQVREIAAYAEGVIVGTALVAAIRDGGADAVAALTKDLSSGLRRTGLTEEEA
- the lgt gene encoding prolipoprotein diacylglyceryl transferase, which codes for MQTLLQAAAMVPASIPSPDWSGFDIPLPWGTLRIHAYALCILAGIVAGLWLTSVRWARRGAPEGSVWDIVVWAIPFGIIGGRLYHVVSSPDAYFGPGFDGTGDLSLIPQIQRGGLGIWGAVVLGVVGAWIGCRRSGVKLSAFLDAAAPGLLLAQAVGRWGNYFNQELFGGPTTLPWGLQIDADNPNFPAGTPADTLFHPTFLYESLWNVAGVVILLALDRKFNFRRSRLFWLYAMYYTLGRVWIEAMRIDDAEQISLFGITTRLNVWTSIFVFLAALVAFLLLGMKKRTEPDSPYLPGREPAGDDERKAAVEGGDEVRDPDPVVSDSESRDNLPDNQSGSRRVSVPTEEAAAAPAGPTPGPDATAAGKSGSTATGSAPEAGTTK